Proteins from a genomic interval of Dendropsophus ebraccatus isolate aDenEbr1 chromosome 6, aDenEbr1.pat, whole genome shotgun sequence:
- the DUSP28 gene encoding dual specificity phosphatase 28, with protein sequence MSELFKVTDSLIISNARAACKKDSLMAEGVTCCINVSKTQPFPDIDVQKLRIPVFDDPLQKLSEYFDQCVELIDSTIKSGGKCLVYCKHGRSRSATICIAYLIKHRKMSLKDAFQMVKAVRPSIEPNEGFWSQLESYEKSLQPNN encoded by the exons ATGTCAGAACTGTTTAAAGTGACAGATTCCCTGATCATCAGCAATGCCAGAGCGGCCTGCAAGAAGGATTCTCTCATGGCAGAAGGGGTGACTTGCTGCATTAATGTTTCCAAGACACAGCCATTCCCAGACATTGATGTCCAGAAGCTGCGTATCCCTGTGTTTGATGATCCACTGCAGAAGCTCTCCGAGTATTTTGACCAGTGTGTGGAGCTGATAGACAGTACTATAAAAAGTGGTGGGAAGTGCCTGGTCTACTGCAAACACGGGCGAAGTCGATCTGCAACAATCTGTATCGCCTACCTGATAAAGCATAGGAAAATGTCACTTAAGGACGCCTTTCAG ATGGTTAAAGCAGTACGACCATCCATAGAACCAAATGAAGGGTTCTGGTCCCAGTTGGAATCATATGAAAAATCTTTGCAGCCAAATAATTGa
- the ANKMY1 gene encoding ankyrin repeat and MYND domain-containing protein 1 isoform X3: MSEIHSDAKSQEDDSQEEEELTDVKSDNLEGAEEVFREDETIQGGRKEEPDGNNTPEEPNGRKASLGSDGHQDLDEQDLHWGLEEDLEIQQWSDGSSYKGHMAMDLKRGIGEFRWANGESYVGEFYKDHHHGRGTYSWPDGSKFTGSFYLSRKEGFGTMIFIDGRKYQGLYKADVRFGPGVESYSDVCQDVGIWMGHHLFRLCTLVPGSVTMASFPDFCLHMNENVDNTEYNSSEPTVGMVEDPFDFRYKILLQEDSFTLPEKIYSYSLDTDHLPITRSQHREFDSHFYRENNEQEESSDCMSGSMSRARSMKDIYLHVHKYRNSPEHFDWNICSIMTDDRERFGPRGPRESSAEQLIEMAGLGDSETISTILRHDLAHVDVSDNSGQTALHAATVNGHNNIINLLLDNGADVNKINDEGLSALSLCLMLFYSTKSFWPNVAERNLPVNKEEKNNFALNSLENKSCAMNEKTSETSSVSGEPRLTSVNNKTGVENEEADAALDSHRNKNLRSTMELLLLRGADPNVSSVPMNALFMAVKSADVSTVQLLLECGARTDVRLKTQHGSLTPLHIAAALPVAEGIRITEILLHVASDPNAGAEDEDYVYDHDRAETHGVIFGFSMKGGLESGLPLYNYFGTTPCVPEEGGRTPLHVACEREDNYKFARDTISLLLAHNTKVNTLWSGHSPLSLAIASGNDLAVKELLANGADPNLPLSRGVGSALCTAVNIAYEKKRTLPARIALVDRLIKAGANILMPIVIESGKRTVLGTATDYAYFKYFQEMQAPREP, encoded by the exons ATGTCAGAAATCCATAGTGATGCTAAGTCACAGGAAGATGATagtcaagaagaagaagaattgaCAGATGTTAAGTCAGATAATCTTGAAGGAGCTGAAGAGGTATTCAGGGAAGATGAAACAATTCAAGGGGGACGTAAGGAGGAACCAGATGGTAATAATACCCCTGAAGAACCCAATGGGAGAAAAGCCTCGCTGGGATCAGATGGTCACCAGGACTTGGATGAACAAGATTTACATTGGGGTTTAGAAGAAGATTTAGAAATTCAGCAGTGGTCTGACGGATCCAGCTACAAAGGACATATGGCCATGGATCTGAAGAGAGGCATTGGGGAGTTTAGATGGGCCAATGGAGAG AGCTATGTTGGTGAATTTTACAAGGATCATCACCATGGACGGGGAACTTACTCTTGGCCTGATGGTTCCAAGTTCACTGGCTCTTTTTACCTAAGCCGCAAAGAAGGTTTTGGGACCATGATCTTTATTGATGGCAGAAAATACCAG GGACTCTATAAGGCAGATGTACGCTTCGGCCCAGGTGTTGAAAGTTACAGTGATGTCTGTCAAGATGTTGGCATCTGGATGGGCCACCACTTGTTCAGATTATGTACTCTGGTACCTGGATCTGTCACTATGGCTTCTTTCCCAGACTTCTGTCTACATATGAATGAGAATGTAGATAATACTGAATATAACTCTTCAGAGCCCACTGTAGGAATGGTGGAAGATCCATTTGACTTTAGATACAAGATTCTTCTTCAAGAGGACAGCTTTACTCTCCCGGAGAAGATCTACTCCTACTCACTGGATACAGACCACCTGCCCATCACTCGCTCTCAGCACAGAGAGTTCGACAGCCACTTTTATAGAGAGAATAACGAACAGGAGGAGTCCAGTGACTGCATGTCTGGTAGTATGAGCAGGGCCAGGAGCATGAAGGACATCTATCTGCATGTCCACAAATACAG GAACTCTCCAGAACATTTTGACTGGAATATTTGTTCTATCATGACTGATGATCGGGAAAGATTTGGTCCAAGAGGTCCCCGTGAGAGTTCAGCAGAGCAACTCATTGAGATGGCTGGTTTAGGAGATTCGGAGACCATTTCTACAATCCTGAGACACGATCTAGCCCATGTAGATGTGTCCGATAATAGCGGACAGACCGCTCTACACGCTGCAACG GTAAATGGCCATAATAACATCATTAACCTTCTTCTTGACAATGGAGCGGATGTTAACAAGATTAATGATGAGGGACTATCAGCTTTGTCCTTGTGCCTGATGCTTTTTTACAGCACAAAGTCATTCTGGCCTAATGTGGCTGAGCGGAATCTCCCCGTGAACAAG gaggaaaaaaataactttGCATTGAACAGTTTGGAAAACAAGAGCTGTGCTATGAATGAGAAAACCAGTGAGACGTCTTCAGTATCTGGTGAACCCCGGCTGACATCTGTTAACAATAAAACAGGTGTGGAAAATGAGGAAGCTGATGCCGCTCTTGACTCTCACAG GAATAAAAACTTAAGATCAACCATGGAACTTCTTCTCCTGCGAGGGGCCGACCCTAATGTATCCAGTGTTCCTATGAATGCTCTTTTTATGGCCGTTAAATCGGCGGACGTCAGTACTGTTCAGCTACTGCTGGAATGTGGAGCCAGGACTGATGTCCGATTAAAGACACAG CATGGCTCCCTTACCCCCCTACACATAGCGGCAGCCTTGCCAGTGGCTGAAGGCATCCGGATCACAGAGATTCTGCTGCACGTTGCCTCAGATCCGAATGCAGGCGCTGAGGATGAGGACTACGTGTATGATCATGACAGG GCAGAGACACATGGTGTGATCTTTGGGTTTTCCATGAAAGGCGGTCTTGAATCGGGTCTTCCCCTGTATAACTACTTTGGTACCACCCCCTGTGTTCCAGAAGAGGGAGGTCGTACCCCCCTGCATGTGGCCTGTGAACGCGAGGACAACTACAAG TTTGCCAGGGATACCATTTCTTTACTTCTTGCCCACAATACCAAGGTCAACACCTTATGGAGCGGACACTCTCCACTCTCCTTGGCCATCGCCAGTGGAAATGACTTG gctgtaAAGGAGCTGTTAGCTAATGGAGCAGACCCCAACCTGCCTCTCAGCAGAGGAGTGGGCAGTGCTTTATGCACCGCTGTAAATATTGCCTATGAGAAGAAGAGAACCTTACCAGCAAGAATAGCTTTG